A DNA window from Ostrea edulis chromosome 5, xbOstEdul1.1, whole genome shotgun sequence contains the following coding sequences:
- the LOC125652039 gene encoding uncharacterized protein LOC125652039 has translation MEGSLAVALLVAMCFATGNALSCIECNSVNDKECGDPFTANQEKYLVSCEPNEKYCGKTVSTENTRMPPLVKRSCVEDRSNVNYTWDGEGCKEMNQLTTCYCDSSRCNSSDRGTLCLLLLGLSSMFVYFIRKNY, from the exons ATGGAGGGATCTCTAGCGGTAGCTCTGTTAGTGGCAATGTGCTTCGCCACAG GTAACGCCTTAAGTTGTATAGAATGTAATTCAGTCAATGATAAGGAATGTGGCGACCCATTCACAGCCAATCAAGAGAAATACCTAGTCAGCTGCGAGCCTAACGAAAAATACTGTGGCAAAACCGTTAGCACCGAAAATACTAGAATGC CTCCACTTGTAAAAAGAAGTTGCGTTGAAGACCGCAGCAATGTGAACTACACGTGGGACGGTGAAGGTTGTAAAGAAATGAACCAACTGACGACCTGTTACTGCGATTCCAGCCGATGTAATTCTAGCGACAGGGGTACACTATGTCTCCTATTATTGGGCCTGTCCAGTATGTTTGTGTACTTCATCAGGAAAAACTATTAA